Part of the Luteibacter yeojuensis genome is shown below.
CCAGCATTCCCCTCGCCCTTGTCGGAGGGCTCTGGCTCATCTGGGCGATGGGACATGCGATATCGGTTGCGACGATCATCGGCTTCATCGCCCTGGGCGGGGTCGCCGCGGAATTCGGCGTGGTGATGCTGCTTTACCTTCGTCATGCGTGGGATCGCGCGCTGGCCGCGCATCCCGACGCAGGAGACGCCGAACTCGATGAGGCCATCCGCGAGGGCGCCGTGCAACGCGTCAGGCCCAAGGCCATGACGGTAGGCGTCATCCTGGCCGGCCTGCTGCCGATTCTGCTCGGCCATGGCGCCGGCTCCGAGGTGATGCAGCGTATCGCCGCGCCGATGGTGGGTGGCATGGTCACGGCGCCGTTGTTGTCCATGCTCGTCTTGCCCGCGGCGTTCCGGATACTCGTGCGCAGACGTCTCCGTCATGGCGAGGGGCGGTGCGGGCTCGTGGACGTCGAGTCACGCGCCAGACCGTGTCGACGCAATACATCCGAGATGTCGTGACGCCAGAGGTCGCGCGAGCCGTTCCCCGGTCCCGACAGGCGGCGCTGCAGCGCCCCTGCGTCGTCGCGCGTCTTGGGGAAAGTCACCTCGGACTGGCGATTGCTCGCGACGTACAGTTCGCCGAAGCCGGGGCCCAGGGATGGCGCGTTGTCCAGGTCATCGCTGTTCACGTCCCCGTCCAGGTGCTCGGGCTTGCTCCAGCGCCCGTCCGGCTGGCGGAAGGCGATGTAGATGTCCGCGCGGCCCAGCGAATCGCCTTCGTCGCCGGCGAACAGGATGAAGCGTTCCTGCGGGTCGATCGCGGGATCCATGCGATTGCGTGCGATATCGCCGAGGTCCACCCGTTCCGGAGGTGCCAGGCCCTGCGCTGTGCGGCGCGCGACATAAACCTGGTAGAACTTGCCCGAATCGGCGCGGTGGGCGGAGAAGTAGACATCGCCGTTCGCGGCGATGGAGGGGTTGTAGATCATCGCGCCGTCGTTGAGGGAGCCTTCGACGTGCACGGGTGCGTTCCAGCGCCCGTCGCCGCCGCGTTCCACGTACCAGAGGTGGGTGCCGGGAAAGCGGTGGCCATTCATTTCCGCCATGAGCGGCGGTTCGCCGGCATGGGGTGGACGGTTGGAAACGAAATACAGGCGCTTTCCATCGGGAGAGAGCGCCGGTTCCGAGTCGTGCCACTGACCGGAGAACGGCGCGACCTCGGGCGTCGCCCAGCGGCCGCCCTGCTTGTGCGAGACAAGGATCGTGTCGTCCTTCTCGCCGAGGTCGGAACGCATGAAGTAGAGCGTGGCACCGTCGGGCGACAGGGCAACGGAGGTTTCCTGCATGCCCGTGGAAACGACTCCCGGACCGAGCAGCTCTCCGGCGCCGGCGGTGGTGCAGGTCAGGGCCAGCAGCAGGGCCAGGGTGGAACGGTGCGTTGCCATGGGTCTCTTCCTCGCGACGGGAGCCGGAAGCCTGCAACGTTCCCACCCTGGATGCCGTGGCTTTGTGACCAGCGGTCGCCCCGGCGAGGCGAGCGGTCTCAGGCGAAGCCCAACGCGCGCCGCGCATGCGGCCTGAAGCGACGGCTCAGGCTGAGTTGGGTGCCGTCGTGAAGCAGCACTTCGGCGTTGCCCTGGAAGAGCGGATGCACTTCGCGGATGCGGTCGATGTTGACCAGCGTGCCAC
Proteins encoded:
- a CDS encoding TolB family protein, with translation MATHRSTLALLLALTCTTAGAGELLGPGVVSTGMQETSVALSPDGATLYFMRSDLGEKDDTILVSHKQGGRWATPEVAPFSGQWHDSEPALSPDGKRLYFVSNRPPHAGEPPLMAEMNGHRFPGTHLWYVERGGDGRWNAPVHVEGSLNDGAMIYNPSIAANGDVYFSAHRADSGKFYQVYVARRTAQGLAPPERVDLGDIARNRMDPAIDPQERFILFAGDEGDSLGRADIYIAFRQPDGRWSKPEHLDGDVNSDDLDNAPSLGPGFGELYVASNRQSEVTFPKTRDDAGALQRRLSGPGNGSRDLWRHDISDVLRRHGLARDSTSTSPHRPSP